The DNA sequence GACCTCTGCTTCAACATGCTGTTGCTGATGATGTCCAACTACGTGTTCATTCTCGCCATCTCCAACGTCGGCTACATCATCTTCAACTTCCTGAACCTCAACGCCGGCTGGATCCATCGCATGGACCGCCGCGACTGGAAGCGTCCGTTCAAGGCGCCGTCCTGGCTGTTGGTGGCGGGCTTCGTGCTCTCCTTCGTCAACCTGGTGCTGCTCGGCATGGGCGCCGACATCTGGGGCAGCGGCACCCTGCTTTCAGGGCTCGTCTTCGCCGCCCTGATCGTGCCGATATTCCTGTTCCGCCACTACGTCACCGACAAGGGCAAGTTCCCCAAGGCGATGGTGGAGGACATGCACCTCGGCGACGAAGGCCAGGTGGTCAAGCGGGCGGGGGTGCTGCCGTACGTCACTTTGTTAGCTGCAGTTGTTGTTGTCTTCGCAAGCCACGCACTGGCTGTGTACTAAGGGGAAAAAGACCATGAAAACTCGTATCTGCATCATCGGCGCCGGACCCAGCGGTCTCGCCATGCTTCGCGCCTTCGAATCCGCCCGCAAGGACGGCGTCGAGATTCCCGAGCTCGTCTGCTACGAAAAGCAAAGCGACTGGGGCGGGCTGTGGAACTACACCTGGCGCACGGGCCTGGACAAGAACGGCGAGCCGGTGCACGGCAGCATGTACCGCTACCTGTGGTCGAACGGCCCCAAGGAATGCCTGGAGTTCGCCGACTATTCCTTCGAGGAACACTTCGGCCGTCCGATTCCGTCCTATCCGCCGCGCGCCGTGCTGCACGACTACATCATCGGCCGCGTCGAGAAGAGCGGGGTGCGCAAGTACATCGAGTTCGAGACGCCGGTGCGCTGGGTCGAGTACGCCGAGGACACGGGCAAGTTCACCGTCACCGTGATGGATCACAAAAAGGACGAGACGCGCGAAGAGATCTTCGATTACGTGGTGGTCGCATCCGGGCACTTCTCCACGCCGAACATGCCGTATTTCCCCGGCTTCGAGAAATTCCCCGGCCGCGTGCTGCACGCGCATGATTTCCGCGACGCCTGCGAGTTCGTCGGCAAGGACCTGCTGGTCGTCGGCAGCAGCTACTCGGCGGAGGACATCGCCAGCCAGTGCTACAAGTACGGCTGCAAGTCCATCACCTTCAGCTTCCGTTCCAGCCCGCTGGAATTCGACTGGCCGGAGTCCTTCACCACCAAGCCCCTGCTGACCAAGGTGGAAGGCAAGACCGCGCACTTCAAGGACGGCACCACCAAGGATGTGGACGCCATCGTCATGTGCACCGGCTACCTGCACCACTTCCCCTTCCTGCCCGACGAGCTGCGGCTCAAGACCAACAACCGCCTGTATCCGCTCAACCTGTACAAGGGCGTGTTCTGGGAAGACAACACCAAGCTGATGTACGTCGG is a window from the Gammaproteobacteria bacterium genome containing:
- a CDS encoding NAD(P)/FAD-dependent oxidoreductase — protein: MKTRICIIGAGPSGLAMLRAFESARKDGVEIPELVCYEKQSDWGGLWNYTWRTGLDKNGEPVHGSMYRYLWSNGPKECLEFADYSFEEHFGRPIPSYPPRAVLHDYIIGRVEKSGVRKYIEFETPVRWVEYAEDTGKFTVTVMDHKKDETREEIFDYVVVASGHFSTPNMPYFPGFEKFPGRVLHAHDFRDACEFVGKDLLVVGSSYSAEDIASQCYKYGCKSITFSFRSSPLEFDWPESFTTKPLLTKVEGKTAHFKDGTTKDVDAIVMCTGYLHHFPFLPDELRLKTNNRLYPLNLYKGVFWEDNTKLMYVGMQDQYYTFNMFDAQAWYARDVILGRLQLPDAEAMAADIKDWRAREEALEDPFQAIDFQTEYVRDLLKSVDYPFLDVDRIAELFKEWEHHKEEDIMGFRNRSYPSVLTGNMAPVHHTPWLDAMDDSLEAFLDIKDEADEPAAAAK